The genomic interval CAATTCCAACATGGCTGTTAAATTCTTCTCTTCCAGCCTTGCCTTCACCAACTGAACCAAGTCCTCTGGAGGGCCACCATAGTCAATATAAGCCATTAGGTCACCGGCAGACAGAGTTATAATTGCTGCGGCAACACTCTCGTCGCAGGAAGCAAGAGTGTAAGGCGATATTTCGCCAAGCAATTTATTATACTCGTCAACAACTGCGATGGACTTCTGCTCGGTGAGGGAGCGAGAAATGGAATCCAACACAGAGGAGGCAGGATCGTCGAAATGGATGGTCATAACATTGGTGTCGATTATGTTGAGTGCTTCGATTGTGAATGCGGGGATTGGGGAGAAGACGCCGATGGAGTTGAGGAGGAAGCGGACCACGTCTTCTTGAGTAAGCCAGCAGAACTCGCGTCCATTGTGGAAGGTGGAGCCGAAGGAGGAAGGTTTGTTGAGTTGCTTCTTCCTTGGAGTGATGCGTATATGGCTCTCAATTGGCACAACCAAGTTATGGGCTCCTTCAAGGATGCAATCTATTGCCTCTAGTAAGctaacaaaacaagaaaagaaagaaataagagttTTAAGTTTTCTGAGAAACAAAAGTGAGAAGAAGCCCAAAAATTGATACCGATTAACAAGCATAAACCAGTGCCAGGGAAACACTATTACAGTTACAAGTCAGATAAAAGCTAAAGAAGAGGCTTTGCACAGACTCAAGGAGATCATAAGATAATCTAAACCGGAGAGTTACTGGGCAGCAAAACAAAAGAACATGAAATCAGCAGCTTCCAGCATATAGTCCTAAGAAAGCGTAAGATAATACCATATCCTTTGTATGAGACATAAGCTTTTCATATTAAATCGTTCCCACCAAGCCTTGCCATGAACTGTGTATGTACTTAACCTTTACGATCTCAAAAATTGTTTGTTCCATTGAAATAAGCAGAATTCCACAACACTAAACACGCACACTCACGCATATATGGTCTTACAAGTTGAATTTCTCAAGGAAGGAAGTATAAAAGAGGAATCTTTCACATATAGTAAAGTCTGCCACAAACGAAAACCATATATGCGTGTCATAAAAATTCGAAGTCAAATTATCAAGGCTATCAAGCTTTTCCTGAATTGTTTCCAGACTAACAATCCTTCATGTAAATCTGAAAATTCTCGTCAGTTGATACATGTAGAATTCCACCGAATCAGCTTCAATGTACCCAAATAAAGTGCGCCCCCcaacaaaaccaaaaacaaaaaagcaaaaCAGCTCTAAGAGTTTCAAGATCCCCGTTAAATCATTGTTCAGTTAGGaaaacttttgttttttttttttaccaaaaatatATAACGATGCCATGTTTATCGTCCTGACATACCGGCTTATACTTTCAAAACATTACGGTCAGATCATTCCGGTGGTCAATCAATTTTCTATTATTCTATCCGAAAAGCATGGCGCCAAGGCCATCTCCAATTTCAAAGCCAAGACtcaaattaatcacaaaatcaaAGAGTAAAAGTTTTCCACAAACCTAGATTGGGGTTCCAAATGCCTTACAAGGCCCTTGGCTCCGTGCAGCAGATCAGATACCGGTGTCCGAAGCGCCGACGCCGGACTGTTCAGATTCTTCTCTTCTCCGCACATGAAGCAGATCACATCAACCATGCCGACCTTGCCGACGCATTGGCACCCTCCGATGGCGCTGTTCGAGTGCAGATGCTGTTGCGGCTCACCGCAGCTCCACACGCTGACGTACGCCTCCCCGGACCTCCGGAGCGCCGCGATGGCGTCGGCGACGGTGGCGGCGACCGGAATCGACCTCAGCGCTGGCTTTCCAAGGCACAGGTCCGACACATCCGCTCCCAGAAAGCTCACTGCCATGCAATATTCACCAAATCTCGTTTGGTTCCTCCACTCCACAGAGAAGTATCGGCTTTTGTATCTAAtgcctagagagagagagagagagagagagagagagagagagagaacgattGGTGCAAGATTCAGAATTTCAGAGTCTCTGTTCTCTCCAGCAACCGGATATTTATAGGCGCCAGTTACCGGCCATTGCCGGTAACCTGTAtccccattttttttaatattaataatatctttatataaaatatcatatgGATTTTCTTGCGAGTTTTCAAATTTTCACATGAgctatgaaaataataattaataactcaagagaaaattaaaaatgctatttttgcaataaatgtatattatttttagatattatgtatttattatatttttatttttaatatttaattaattaaatattttaaagtacAATATATTCAATAGTAATCAATTAAATTGtttagataataatttataaagttatatttacaactaaaaatattatatttataaacaagtttggtaaaaaattatcacaaataaattaacatgataaatataaatttataataattttatttaaaattaacaataagacttaattattcataaaattatcataaatctCACTATACCATCTTAATGTTAATGTTAATGGTATAAGCATTTCCATTTTAAAAGGGTTACTAGAAGCtttcattattttaaactttaataaTGGGAATTGACTTTTTCTAGGCAAGAACCTACTACAGAGTTCTAGACGTTTctttttgcattattattaattgGGTGAAATAGAAGTTCTTGTCTAGATAAATAGCCAAGATTGGTAAATtgagtattttgaaaatatttaacttttgctatttattgaaaaaaaaattaacgtgattttttaatttgagattacaataaatatagaaataaataaaatatgcaacCACAAGGcatagaaaaattttataaaggtTTAGCTTTATAAAGAGACTAATCATCTCTCTAAACACTAAGTTTGAGATTTCACTAGAGAAAAAATAACTCTAGTTTTTAATTGAAGTTAGAACTAATCATTGCTGTTAAAATTGCGAGTCAACTCGTACAATTTTACGAGTCATGAGGCATAAAACGAGTCAACTCGTTTGTAGAATTGAGTCTTATAGAATCAGACCTGAGTCTACGATTTTATTAATCCGAGTTTACGAGTTTACTAGGTTCGAGTTTACGAGTTTACCAGGTTTAGTTTTGCCTACAATTTTGAggttagaaacaaaaatattttcgtccctaactaacatatatatatatatatatacaatcgTTGTCAATCTCTTATTTTGGTTCTTCTACAAATCCTAAACAACGTTGTGTTTGTGTGCTTGTTGCATTCGCTGCTTGTGTCCTTTTGCAAACCTTAATCGTTGTCGATCTTGTTTTggcacttcttcttctttcgttCACCTTGAAAGTTCGAATAATCAAACCCAACACAAGTATGTGAGTGAGTTGTGAGTGAGAGTGATTATGTTTTGCTAAGTCCAGTAATCAAATGTCGTGTGTGCACTATGCTGAGGTCTGTGTTGCGTCCAATTGATGTGATGAGTGAGTGTGTTATGCcgttgtgcttgtgtgtgtacATTCTTATTTGTAATGTTAGTTATCTACACATACAAGTAAGTGCAAACTCAAAGAACTAATCTCAAATATATCATAATCAGATAATGGGTgggtctaattttatattaagattgatgattagcaagaaaaaaatatacctCTTTAGTATTGGTAACTTAATTAGTGTAATGACATAACGTAGAAGTTTaacaatatttgttatttttatgacttagtatttttatttatatttaacaatgtttgttgatgatgatgatgataatgtttgttgtttgaaattttgattatagatgaatgaatgatgaatttaatatttaaaaatttcatattatttagtatttttgaaatagatagataaagtaattttgaaataggtgcatctatttcatttataataaggaatatgtcattataaacatatatttatataaattaaaaagtaattttaatttttcaaaaaatcttacgattcgattttatgaaCTCCCTTACGATCtcacttaaaatctcaattttaacaaCTTTGGAACCAATAGAAAATCCCTTGCCTAAACAAGAATAAACACTAACTTGCTACTAACACATGCAATCCCCTCACATACGAGTGAGTAAATAATAAACTTACAATCAACAACTGTTTGAATACTCTTGAACTCTCTTGTTTGAATACTCTTCAAAGTTTGTTCAGTATGTGTATCTTTCATGAACAGTTGACTCTCCTTATACAGTGaccatttaaaaaatttagctgtTACAAACATAACAAGATAAGGGAATATTTGAAGACTTTTAAAGTACTTCAGCTTTTCACCTTTATCTTCAGTTTTTCAACAACTGTTGGGATCAATGTAAACATAAAAGTGTTTTGTAGACAAGGACAAACTAATAAAGATGATAGGACAACCTGAGACATAATTGAGCCTAAATTTTATGGAGACAAAAAGTAGCATATGTGTTAGAACaaattagaatattcaaaaaacTAACCAAAAGTAGCTTTATTTCAAAAAGAGAGCTTTACCTTTATGCATGGGAATATCAAGTTTGAGTAATAGAATACAAAGGTAAAAATTGACTATGGAATATACATCTTGGCGTGAACCCAAAAAAAGATACAAAAGGGGAAGAAATCAAAGATGATCGCTTAACTTTAGAAGTTACCTCTTCGATCGAATAAAGATCAAATGTCAACGATCTGGTTGCCTTCAGTCGACCGAAGATAATTCTTCGGTCGAGTGAAGTTATCCAGTGACTTTAGGCAAAAAATTTGGTTAACTTATCAGTTGATTGAAGATGAAAGCCAAACTTTCTTGTCAATTTCGATCGACTGAAGATATTATTCGATCAACCTAAGTTACACAGACAAACACGCACTTTCTGTTTTACTTCGATTAACCGAAGATACTTGGACACGAAAGAAATATACAGCATGCACACACAAATGTATATAACATCTCTGAGCATAAATTTTATAGgaatcaaaatca from Diospyros lotus cultivar Yz01 chromosome 8, ASM1463336v1, whole genome shotgun sequence carries:
- the LOC127807896 gene encoding CBS domain-containing protein CBSX5-like; the encoded protein is MAVSFLGADVSDLCLGKPALRSIPVAATVADAIAALRRSGEAYVSVWSCGEPQQHLHSNSAIGGCQCVGKVGMVDVICFMCGEEKNLNSPASALRTPVSDLLHGAKGLVRHLEPQSSLLEAIDCILEGAHNLVVPIESHIRITPRKKQLNKPSSFGSTFHNGREFCWLTQEDVVRFLLNSIGVFSPIPAFTIEALNIIDTNVMTIHFDDPASSVLDSISRSLTEQKSIAVVDEYNKLLGEISPYTLASCDESVAAAIITLSAGDLMAYIDYGGPPEDLVQLVKARLEEKNLTAMLELMLESSVSSLSSYSSCSEEEEELGLSRTGSSSGRYSPARRSEAIVCHPWSSLVAVMVQALAHRVSYVWVVEEDYSIVGIVTFAGILKVFRNIAGMR